The Anopheles maculipalpis chromosome 3RL, idAnoMacuDA_375_x, whole genome shotgun sequence genomic sequence AAGACCATTTGGCAGATGCTTTATTGAACAGCACACCGAACATAACCGAACGAAAGAAAGGTGTTAACGGACCAAGCACCCAGCTTGATTTCCTTTCCACGACTAACTGCGTCAGACCTCATGGCGTCTCGATTTCGCACACCGGGAACGGGGAAAATTTCGGTCCCAAAACCACGCTGCCGCGAACAAAACGACAGCCGTCAAAGTACAATTTCTTTTCTGCGCACTATTACCTCAATGAAACACCGTTCGGATTGTTTGTGCAATGGAAGTGATCGCGTGCACGAGCATACAACCACGTAACAGCGTGCTCGGCAGAAAGGAGAATGAATTCTTGATGTGTATACTGTcgcaacagaagaaaacatcGTGCTTTTCTACACGAGGCTACGTTTAGTAGCAATTTGTTTATACATTCAGCTGTGCTCATCACTAGTTCCAAAAGACGAGTGCCGCCCATCCGACCAAACTCCGATCATGCGTCGAAAATTAATCAGCTAAAGAGACGTTGCTTTTCCTGTTTATGCTGCCGAAGGGGGAAGGCGTGCGTGCTGATTGTGTGCTTTCTGCCGTGTCTTGTGCCGGAGGAAACCGACAAGACTCCCAAACACTTAATACCAATTGAgcgcgcgtgtttgtgtgtggacaAAGAGCATTGACACTCGCTACTTCGCACCAGCGAATGCAATTGTACAGTTGCATCTTGTATGCATTTTGTAAAAACCGGAAGGAAGCGCGTCATCGTGTCTGTCGCAGGGCTTAACGAGGAAAGAGATTGTCGGTTCCTCAAGAAGACTCACGGGCTTAATGGTGGACTCCGTTTGAACTATCTCGATGTAAGTGGTTGTACTTTCACATTTAAGACATTCTTAAGGCACATTTTCGCGACCAGCCAGGTAAGCTGTAAACAAATAGCACAATTGTGTGTTTTCGTCTCCAAAGTTggtgctttttgtttgcaaatgtttGCTGTCAACaatggtcgttttttttttcgtattgtgGTTTCCACGCGAGAATTTCTCCATTCATCCACTAACTTTCCACAGCGGGATGCTTAATGTTGTCCCAGTGTCATAGCTGGGCTGCAGCGATACATGTAACAGCGCAATGCGCTTTTAATCCACTCCAGTTACAACTTTTGCTGCACTTTCGGTGTGgtgttttttcattttatttttgataccGTTTTGCATgttacaattattttcttctcccttacCAGCTCCTATCGACGGTGTAGAAAGGCAGTGGGTATGAAAAAGTTGAacaccattttatttttcttccactccGAACAAGCGACAAAACGTGTGGATTTGGCATTTAGCTCAATGAATAGTGCCGAGCGCGCGCTCTATAGTGATCTATGTGGCGACGACCAGGCGATGGAAAAAGGAGGAAGAACGAGTCTTTTCATGTAGTATGTATGCAGTTTTTTAACCAGCCGTGGTGTAGCATAAGCATAGCGAAACCAGCAGAGAGACGTTAAAAAAAACGTGACTACAATTAGTGCACGATTTGAATCGCTATGTTGCGATTGTCATTCGCTTGTCGTTTGTGGCGGCAAGTGTTGTTGTCTTGTTGGCTGTTTTTCCTGAGTGTGCTTGAGCGCCGGAAGGTTTTCCGCCCTGTTATTTTACATCTGTGTGCGCGGTAGGTGGCCACAACGTGGCGTTAGACTTATTTCGTTACTTAAGTAATTGATTTTCGATAAAAATAAGTGAATTTTTTATTAGCTTTTCGATAAAAATAAGACCAAAATAAACTACTTTATCCAACCAAGTTACAATACGAAACATTTGAATGCTATGAACATGTGAACGGATTGTATAACCACACCAAATAAGGATAATCACGACTCTTGACTCGTTTGGGGGAGAGCTAGTCGTGCCACATTTCTCTTTTTGCCGTACGAATGCAACGTGTGAGGGAACTCCATAAACAAATCCTTTCTCAGCTGATGCCGATGAAGACAACTCGATTTCCTGTCAAAAAACTGTCTAAACTGTTGCATAAAGCTCACTGTAATGTGTGATAAATAATTGTGATAAATttcaattgcatactttcgggCGATAGAGTGGAATCGGTTACAAATCGATTACAAGCCCAACTGGCAGCTTTAGCTACTGactttatgttttaaaataacaacTGAAGCGGTCTAATTCGATTGATTTACCCTTAAGCAACATTGTTGCCAACACATGAGgtacaaccacaacaacacacaaaacaaaataacgcCTCAGCCAAGCCAGCCGTTTGCATACGATGGACATGCGTACGTTAATTTTTCTGCTACGTTTAACATTGCGTTGCATGATGTAAATCGCGTGCGGCATGTTTAGAAAGGGCCCTTCtcctctccttttttttcctttaaaaaaaggtcTACAGTTGTACTGGCCTGAGAGCGGAAGTAAAAGGTCCCCCCTTTTTGGTGGTTTACCGGTCGAAAACTTACTCCAACCGCCGCATCATCTTTCCTGCGTTATGTCGTACACTCGCGGGACACAAACAGCACCTCTGTCCCATCTGTTGCATGCACGCGTCAGTCAGCTTTCGTTGCACTGCAagataaatattcaatttgaTCCATCGAAGCATAAAATTATAATCCAACCGCTGCTGACCGTTCGATTTGCGTGTGCACGCTTGTACGGTGGCGCGTCGTATGCAAATCTGCCATTTCCACACGCTTTCGTACGCTTAATCgcggaagtgtgtgtgtgtgtgtgtgtgggtctaGAGCCGAAAGAGGGAGTGCGCCGGACACATGTGCAAAACACATGTACGGAAATGGCACTAAAAAAGGCTAATGCACCATCAAAGAGTCAGCCGGAAAAAGTTGGTTGGAAAGAAAAGGGCACAaacaatgacaaaaaaaaatagccgAGCCTTTACGCTGGACCTCATCTATACGCGAGAGATATCGATACGATGGAGCAGCCTTCCGGTTCATCTGTTGTCCGTCGTAAAACACAACCGACGCGACGTGTACGAAACGGGCGATGATGATAACTTTATGACGATGGCGATTTTTATATGCAAGCGATTGATAATGTCGATTGGCGACGGGCTATTAATGAACGTTATGCTGCGAATTGTCCTCACTTGAGCCCTGACCTACCCGTTTGCTCTTGAACTCACGCTTCATCTGGGGAGACGAGATGAGAGAGCAGTTGGGGGTTTCTATTCATGCGAATTTATTTCCTTGAACGAGTTGGTTGTGCTTCATTTGCAagtcttttttatttgaacgattttttttatttttatttgaaatagtTGGTTGAatttgtatatatttttgaaggTAATTGTACGTTTATGATTACATTTTCAGATATAAAAACAATCGGTTGAATACAAATGTACCAGAATACGTGACCAGCCTGAAACGATTTTTCTCTGCCAAATGTGTAAGTAAGTTGGAATGGCATTTAAAATTCTCCAATGGGAGAAATATTCTCCAACAGGCTTGATCTTGAATTAAACAGCTTCGAAGAGTGAAAGCATTCGAAAGTGGAGCACAACACTCACCGCCAAACCGATACCACACCATGCCATTTCGATTGAATTTGCATCCATTATATCTTATCGCTACGGCTGCAGACGGCCTGACACATTGTGACACGAATCGGGGGGGAACCCCACGATCAACGAACGGGAGGAACTCAGAGACTAAGTACTACTTCCTGCTGCCCATCATTGCTAGACCCACACGCAGTGGAAGCTTTTGCCGTGAAGCCACGAGGCCAGCAACTGCATCGCACGTCAATAAATCAATTCCATTTTGCAAGAAAGGACGGCATCGGTTGTTttcttactgttttttttgtgggcttTCGATTGGAAACTTTCAACTACTCAGAGTTCCTACACCTACACTGTTTCGTCTCCACGGATTTCTTGAAGCACAACCGCCTCTGCATGCttgatttgctgctgctgctgcacgggATTGCCATTGCCATCTGCAATCCCGGGTCCGGTACGTGGTTGCGTTTTTGTAGGTCTTCGCCGTCAGGACTTGTGCGTCATGGAGAAGCGCGTACTTTTAGAAAGTGTGACTTAGTTTCTGTACGACACGGCAACTGCAACGCCTTCCTCCGGGGTGAGCGGGCTGTGCAGCGAAAGAGAACAACTACACGGATGTGTAAGGTTGGGCGATTCATTTGGCAGCAAACGTTTTCCACCCGACCGAGAGCGTGTAAAGCATGATTTACACGACACACCACGACACACCGTGAGGCCAGaattattgtgtttttgttccagAGAATGTGAAGAAACAGTGAAGCATTTTATCCCCGGTACGGGGCGAGCTCGAGCGAACGTGATTTGTTGTGTGGATTTCTTGGTGACTGTTGGAATGTTTTCCTAATGCCAAATCATTAGAGGCAGAAGGTAAAATTTGTGTCGGCGGGAGCTAGATAAATGGGGCAACATAATCCATCTTGCTCAGAGCGCTATTCGAATTTCCCTATTTCGGTCGCCTCCAATGTGATCGAGTGTCATTGAAAAATGGAGCTATATGGATCGATTGCAATACGTGAGACGCATACATGCTTATATATTCGTACAAAATATTCTGAAAATAGTCTACGTAGGAGATTTTTCTAatgaaaattgcatacatttaggcgaaTTGCTCCAAAGAGCATTTCAAGTAGGCACGCAGTGcaaattgttgtaaaattaGAACCAAATTTGATATAACATTAGCAATTTGTGTAAGTAGTTCGGTGATTATCGTATAATGTATTAATAATTGCTCGTACCTATCACAATGTGCATTGATTCGGGCCAGGCGAACGTATAAGTTTCAACTAAAATCGCTCCCCCACTTCAGTAGGTTCTGAGTCCCAAAACTGGCCGCATTAGACTGCgttgaaaaatgttatttaaaatcGTGATTGCATGGTACACTAGAACGTGCAAAAATATGTTGAGCTTTGTCAGTGGTGTAATAATAACGTTTTTCATTGCAGCTTCTTGCCTTTCCTGACTGTGGTTGAAAGTCTAACCTTCACATTATCGGAAGATAAAGCTTGCCAATGGTATGGTTTCGATAGAAAGTTTAACATACAGGAACATAGGCAAATGAATGATTCACAAGTTGAAGCAGTTAATTTGCCAATTTCAATACTAGATGCAGAGTTTTGCTATGCAATGACTCGGTACGCGAATAATATTGTAATTAAAAATGCGACCTTCATGACAAGTATTGCGATACCGGAAAACTGTCATATCAACAGTCTTGCAGTCTTTCTATCGACAGTGAAGCAGATCGAGTTCGAACAAAACAACTACATCAAGCAACTAGTAGTGAGAATGAGTGATTTGCGCAAAATTCCTCCAACAATACATAAGTTGGAGAATCTGCTCGAAGCtacatttcaaatttcttatcTAGAATCTGTGGATTTGAGTTTGTTTTGCCCATCAGCAAGTATTCTGAAGTTAGACTTGTTTCGAAACAATATTACAACCGTAACGGGCGTTAGCAGGGACGTAGTATGCCAATCGgctttgaaaataattaatctgAATGGGAACAAAATTAAAGAGCTAAGTTTGGACGTGTTTTCATCATTCAAAAGGCTAGTCATGTTGGACTTGTCACAAAACAAGCTTGAATCACTCGGAGGAAGTCTCGCCAATCCAGAGCTAAAGCAGCTATCATTGACGAACAATCAGCTGACGGTGTTGGATATGTGCACATGGTCGAAACCAATCGAGAAGCTTGGATTGCACGTGGCGCACAATAATCTGACGGAAATTCCGCGGTGTATTGAAGCGTTGGGAGATGTAACGTTTGTTGATTTAAGGTTCAATCGTATCAGAGAAGTGGATGTACAAGCATTGCACAAACTGCCCAAGTTGGAGTGCATACATTTTGCGTACAATAATATTACCGCGATTCCCATGGATGAAAGCTTGTACCCACCAAcgctgaaaattcttaaagtGCATAACAATCCGCTGGCCAATGTAAGCACACCAATAGTTTCGTTTAATAGGTTAAACATAATTCTTGATCGTCGATCTATTAGTTATGGATAAGTTACTGGATGGTTTTAGAAATATATCAAAAGAATGGCAAAGAAGTAACTACGACAGGAAATGCAGCAAGAAAATTGCTCCATTTCTTCTCCGGCGGAATCGAACGTACGAGTTTGAGCCTGTGATATCTGCGACATAATGGAAGATAAAAGGTAAGGTCATCCTTTCAACGAGAAGTTGTACTTGTACGTTCTAGCCCGGAAGTTTACGAATTCCAAGTAGGTGGACTCAACGCCTGAACGTGTCCTCGATACGTTGCTCCTTAAATCCGTTACCGGACAACGAGTTCATGGTGCTGCCCCGTGGTGTGTGTGGTTGCTCACCTAGAAAAAGCTACAACATCATGATGATCGTGGAtccgaaaggaaggaaggcagGCGTCAATGGGTTGATGTCGATTCGTGTCTAGTGTCCATTGGACGAAGGTGAACTTTAAGCCATTTAAGGAACGATTCAATTTCAACTTGCAAGTCACCCAAAAGTGGGGTAGACGAGGTACACTTGcactgttgctggtggtgacGGTAGAACGGTAGGTGAAGGACACACTCACTGCTCACCTGGTGGCTATTGATCATGATCATCGATTGAGCGATCGTTTTGGTACGCTTTTAGCGCTACTTGATGAAGTTATCGAGCTCGGGTGAGCTTTTATTTTCGAGCATTTGTGTGTGAGCTGTAATTGGGTAGGTGTTTTCTCGGAAGAGAGATcttgcgcgtgtgtgtgtgtagagggTCTTTTGTATGGCAGCTCGAAGGAAATGCATAGCACGGGCGCTAACCACCTGTCGTGCTTGGTTTATGATTACCAAAACCGGGGCCATTGATAGTTTTATGAGCACTTCATGATTCCAGATTGGTGCCTTAACACCAGTTGTGCAAAACAGTTCCACGCGTTCGTACTGCTTCCCTTTATGGCTTTATAAAAAGAGGGGTGTTGAACGAACGTCTCAACGAGCCATCCAACAGCATGTGGTTTTACAACCTTCAACGTCGCGTCAGCCATTGCTCGAAGGAATCATGCACATCTAGGAAGAATCATTATTGGGACGACATAATTGAGCATTCGCGGGTGCATAATGCGTGCAACAAAAGACAGTAGAACATACGCTGGAAGAACTCTTACGGTGATGAATGGTTGAGAAGCGTAGCAGGTCATTATAATGTGTTATCTCGTATCGGCATGGAACGACAGAATCATATCCCTTGCTTTCATGGCCGCTGTCGATGGATGAAGAATGTTTCTTGTACAAGCGGGGCTTAAAGAAGT encodes the following:
- the LOC126561160 gene encoding toll-like receptor 7, whose product is MNDSQVEAVNLPISILDAEFCYAMTRYANNIVIKNATFMTSIAIPENCHINSLAVFLSTVKQIEFEQNNYIKQLVVRMSDLRKIPPTIHKLENLLEATFQISYLESVDLSLFCPSASILKLDLFRNNITTVTGVSRDVVCQSALKIINLNGNKIKELSLDVFSSFKRLVMLDLSQNKLESLGGSLANPELKQLSLTNNQLTVLDMCTWSKPIEKLGLHVAHNNLTEIPRCIEALGDVTFVDLRFNRIREVDVQALHKLPKLECIHFAYNNITAIPMDESLYPPTLKILKVHNNPLANVSTPIVSFNRLNIILDRRSISYG